One segment of Alnus glutinosa chromosome 2, dhAlnGlut1.1, whole genome shotgun sequence DNA contains the following:
- the LOC133860216 gene encoding uncharacterized protein LOC133860216, giving the protein MDFIDALPNSNGYTVIMVVVDRLSKAAHFVALKHTYMATSVERAFMDNIIKLHGLPKSIVSNCDRIFTSKFWQELFRLQGTKLKLSSGYHLQTDGQTEPYCQSSITTRQSMKLAPGFYGPFCIDKVAYRLELPAGSVVHPVFHVSCLKKVMGRTNVPAQALPTFDDQGTLQVSPYRILDRRQVRKRGRTITQLLVQWTSLPLEDATWEEAHSIQERFPNFQP; this is encoded by the exons ATGGATTTTATTGATGCTCTTCCCAACTCCAACGGTTACACCGTGATCATGGTGGTGGTCGATCGGCTCTCTAAGGCAGCCCATTTCGTGGCTCTTAAGCACACGTATATGGCAACATCCGTGGAAAGGGCCTTCATGGATAACATCATCAAACTCCATGGACTTCCAAAGTCGATCGTATCTAATTGCGACCGAATCTTCACCAGTAAATTCTGGCAAGAATTGTTTCGCTTGCAGGGTACTAAGCTGAAACTCAGTTCCGGTTATCACCTCCAAACCGATGGACAAACGGAG CCATATTGTCAAAGCTCGATCACCACCCGCCAATCCATGAAGCTGGCCCCTGGGTTCTATGGCCCTTTCTGCATCGACAAGGTTGCGTATCGCCTGGAACTTCCCGCAGGCTCGGTGGTCCACCCAGTGTTCCATGTTTCATGTCTCAAGAAAGTCATGGGTCGCACCAACGTTCCAGCTCAAGCATTGCCCACCTTCGATGACCAAGGGACACTGCAGGTATCGCCCTATCGCATCCTCGACCGGCGCCAAGTCCGCAAGCGCGGTCGTACCATCACTCAGCTCCTCGTCCAATGGACTAGTTTACCCCTGGAAGATGCCACGTGGGAGGAGGCTCATTCCATCCAAGAACGGTTTCCTAATTTTCAACCTTGA
- the LOC133861532 gene encoding putative F-box/FBD/LRR-repeat protein At4g03220, with protein METRASRRRKLLLKEAVEDNEDRISNLPDAILHYILSFLPVKSIAQTSLLSKRWDYLWTTLPCLDFSEFSMTESHQRDTKAMELIITTVLARRPANFNIKVFRFKGHLGFPCLRDCIRRVVRHSVEELELDVSLGSEFNLPRCVVDCDSLTSLTLKTHYPDSWCGVRNSWFKFCSYNVTGSTSGLRSLQALTLKHVRFIDRDSAALFSGSSSFPILKRLALKCCKGITHLNIGCPELEYLEVEGTKINGLDISGGERLKTLRVICSFRALKNESWVKIFAPKLETFCWEHNEIPEKYSVQSFPFLKNCCIETTFKYRFTINAAINFLSGVVSARYLRIHILHAVKILSTIYFEGGLPFPFLNLRTLEVRTGRLSKIEIPAIVCLLKNAPLLDTLKLEISYSLSSTGSDKKWGITLLDNSGCTEEQFWESEAQALRSFLDHLRVLRIHVHFSMSESVIIATRFLLKHGNALQEVTLRSNPHEWKEEFIIGFPWASPRIKISID; from the exons ATGGAAACCAGGGcatcaagaagaagaaagcttcTTCTGAAGGAGGCGGTGGAAGATAACGAGGACAGGATAAGCAATCTCCCAGATGCCATTCTGCACTACATCCTCTCCTTCTTGCCAGTTAAATCCATAGCACAAACCAGCCTTTTATCCAAAAGGTGGGATTATCTCTGGACTACGCTCCCTTGTTTAGACTTCTCCGAGTTTAGTATGACGGAAAGCCATCAGAGAGATACTAAGGCCATGGAGTTGATCATAACAACAGTATTGGCTCGTCGCCCTGCAAACTTCAATATAAAGGTTTTTCGCTTCAAGGGACATCTGGGTTTCCCTTGTTTGCGTGATTGCATTCGCCGCGTGGTACGACATAGCGTTGAGGAACTCGAGCTGGACGTCTCGTTGGGCAGTGAATTCAATTTGCCTCGTTGTGTTGTCGATTGTGATTCACTAACAAGCCTCACACTGAAAACCCATTATCCGGACTCCTGGTGCGGAGTTCGAAATTCATGGTTTAAATTTTGCTCCTATAATGTTACGGGAAGTACCAGTGGCCTTCGTTCACTGCAGGCATTGACACTGAAACACGTCCGATTTATCGACAGGGATTCGGCTGCGTTATTTTCGGGCTCTTCATCGTTCCCTATTCTAAAGAGATTGGCTCTGAAATGTTGTAAAGGAATTACTCATCTCAATATTGGTTGCCCGGAGCTTGAATATTTAGAAGTTGAAGGTACGAAGATAAATGGCCTGGACATCTCTGGAGGTGAAAGACTAAAGACTTTGCGAGTGATATGTTCCTTCCGCGCTTTGAAGAATGAAAGTTGGGTCAAGATTTTTGCGCCGAAGCTGGAGACTTTTTGTTGGGAACATAATGAGATTCCTGAGAAATATTCAGTGCAAAGCTTCCCTTTCCTGAAAAATTGTTGCATTGAGACTACTTTTAAATATCGTTTCACCATTAATGCGGCAATCAACTTTCTATCCGGGGTCGTCTCTGCTCGATACCTTCGTATTCACATTCTGCATGCGGTTAAG ATTTTGTCAACTATATACTTTGAGGGTGGTCTTCCATTTCCATTTTTGAACCTGAGGACCTTGGAAGTTCGTACAGGCCGTTTGAGCAAAATTGAAATCCCTGCAATAGTATGCCTACTCAAGAATGCTCCCTTACTTGACACTCTCAAACTTGAAATTTCTTATTCTCTGTCAAGTACCGGTAGTGATAAG AAATGGGGCATAACTTTATTGGACAACTCTGGTTGCACAGAAGAACAGTTCTGGGAATCTGAAGCTCAAGCTTTAAGATCCTTCCTAGATCACCTAAGGGTGTTGAGAATTCATGTTCATTTTTCGATGAGTGAGAGCGTGATTATTGCTACGCGATTTCTGCTAAAGCATGGGAATGCCTTGCAAGAAGTTACTCTTCGTTCAAACCCCCATGAGTGGAAGGAAGAATTTATTATTGGATTTCCGTGGGCGTCTCCTCGTATCAAAATCTCAATTGATTAA
- the LOC133860217 gene encoding putative F-box/FBD/LRR-repeat protein At4g03220 — protein sequence METRASRRRKLLLKEAVGDSEDRISTLPDAILHHILSFLPVKSIAQTSLLSTRWRYLWASYPCLDFYEKTCRRQTNYKAMEFINAVLARRHANSNIKVFRFKGELGFTCLRDCIRRLVRHRVEELKMNVSFCGGFNLPRCVFDCDSLTSLSLKSHNPFGYSWFKLLRSSDTSGLRSLQALTLKYVHFVNSDSAALFSGSSSFPALKRLTLKRCEGLNRLNIGCQGIEDLKVEWTVINVLDVSTGERLKNLGVKSSFRACKNESWVKIFAPKLETFCWEGNEIPEKYSVQSFPFLKNCSIDITGRYLFIVNAAINFLSGVVSARYLRIRTLHTGESFSTIYLEGGLPFPFLNLRTLEVHNGLRKSEIPGIVCLLKNAPLLDTLKLEFVHCDECILTRRSDDKWGITLLDDSGFTEEQFWESEAQALRSFLNHLRVLKIYGMSESAIVATRFMLKHGNVLQEVTLISSKDQYEWEENYIIGFPWASPHIKINLMSE from the exons ATGGAAACCAGGGCATCAAGGAGAAGAAAGCTTCTTCTCAAGGAGGCGGTGGGAGATAGCGAGGACAGGATAAGCACTCTCCCAGATGCCATTCTGCACCACATCCTCTCCTTCTTGCCAGTCAAATCCATAGCACAAACCAGCCTTTTATCCACAAGGTGGCGTTATCTCTGGGCTTCGTACCCTTGTTTAGACTTCTACGAGAAAACCTGTAGGAGACAAACTAATTACAAGGCCATGGAGTTCATCAACGCAGTATTGGCTCGTCGCCATGCAAACTCCAATATAAAGGTTTTTCGCTTCAAGGGAGAGCTGGGTTTCACTTGTTTGCGCGATTGCATTCGCCGCTTGGTACGACATCGCGTTGAGGAGCTTAAGATGAACGTGTCGTTTTGCGGCGGATTCAATTTGCCTCGTTGTGTTTTCGATTGTGATTCGCTAACAAGTCTCTCACTGAAAAGCCATAACCCATTTGGATATTCATGGTTTAAATTGTTGAGGAGTAGTGACACCAGTGGCCTTCGTTCACTGCAGGCATTGACGCTGAAATACGTCCATTTTGTGAACAGTGATTCGGCTGCGTTGTTTTCGGGTTCTTCATCATTCCCTGCTCTAAAGAGATTGACTCTAAAACGTTGTGAAGGATTGAATCGTCTCAATATTGGTTGCCAGGGGATTGAAGATTTAAAAGTTGAATGGACGGTGATAAATGTGCTTGACGTGTCTACAGGTGAAAGACTAAAGAATTTGGGAGTGAAATCTTCCTTCCGCGCTTGCAAGAATGAAAGTTGGGTCAAGATTTTTGCGCCGAAGCTGGAGACTTTTTGTTGGGAAGGTAATGAGATTCCTGAGAAATATTCAGTGCAAAGCTTCCCTTTCCTGAAAAATTGCAGCATTGATATTACCGGTAGATATCTTTTCATCGTTAATGCGGCAATCAACTTTCTATCCGGGGTCGTCTCTGCTCGATACCTTCGTATTCGCACTCTGCATACAGGAGAG AGTTTTTCAACTATATACCTTGAGGGTGGTCTTCCATTTCCATTTTTGAACCTGAGGACCTTGGAAGTTCATAATGGTTTGCGAAAATCTGAAATCCCTGGAATAGTTTGCTTACTCAAGAATGCTCCCTTACTTGACACTCTCAAACTTGAATTTGTTCATTGTGATGAATGCATACTCACAAGAAGATCAGACGAT AAATGGGGCATAACTTTATTGGACGACTCTGGTTTCACAGAAGAACAGTTTTGGGAATCTGAAGCTCAAGCTTTAAGATCCTTCCTAAATCACCTAAGGGTGTTGAAAATTTATGGTATGAGTGAGAGCGCGATTGTTGCTACCAGATTTATGCTAAAGCATGGGAATGTCTTGCAAGAAGTGACTCTAATTAGTTCAAAAGACCAATATGAGTGGGaggaaaattatattattggatTTCCGTGGGCGTCTCCTCATATCAAGATTAATCTCATGAgcgagtaa
- the LOC133860218 gene encoding putative F-box/FBD/LRR-repeat protein At4g03220: protein METRSAKRMKLFLIAETEAQNSIDRISDLPDAVLHHILFLLPIKSIAQTSLLSKRWRSLWSSFPDLDFTTINPDGISSKNSHTWAAAGMDFITQVLALRDKHSDIRILRFRAHLSFSRLNALIRRATRHNVQQLDVEVATDDYFNIPRSVIASESLRVFKLKSRYPGFRLPPLSVMRDGFRSLHTLSLSVVILYNEPLLVDLFSDSSFPQLKKLNLDACFGLKHLSVSCRALEDFSLESCFQLQGLNISGPKLERLRVSYCFDAYSDKSCVTINAPRLRILLWEYNAITDNSVLENLSLLRQVSIGFIVLHKDLSGEKLQSVSNLLSGLSHAHCLKFESKCIEILSSNNYFAVYLQPFHNLKSLELQTSFNKNNVRGLACLFRSSPTLHTLILKIINDYRVERREWNRDLWEMSSCSEEEQFWDSQTQTLKSFLHHLKVVEVHGFLDCENEVSLAKFLLKHGKALEEMTLCTGQYCSGARDSLRRQKIRSQMMGFSWASSNAKISFH, encoded by the exons ATGGAAACAAGATCTGCAAAGCGCATGAAGCTTTTCCTCATTGCTGAAACTGAAGCACAAAATAGCATCGACCGGATCAGCGATCTTCCCGACGCTGTCCTCCACCATATTCTCTTCCTTCTTCCCATCAAATCCATCGCCCAAACCAGTCTCTTATCCAAGCGATGGAGATCTCTTTGGTCCTCCTTCCCTGATCTTGACTTCACCACCATTAACCCAGATGGGATTTCTTCAAAAAACTCGCATACTTGGGCTGCTGCGGGAATGGACTTCATAACCCAGGTTTTAGCCCTCCGCGACAAGCACTCCGACATAAGGATTCTTCGTTTTCGTGCCCATCTGAGTTTTTCTCGTCTAAATGCTTTGATTCGCCGCGCCACTAGGCATAATGTTCAACAACTCGATGTCGAGGTCGCCACTGACGATTATTTCAACATCCCCCGATCGGTCATCGCGAGTGAATCTTTACGAGTTTTCAAACTAAAATCTCGTTACCCGGGTTTTCGTTTGCCTCCTCTGTCAGTCATGAGGGATGGTTTTCGATCCCTCCACACGTTGTCTCTTTCAGTTGTCATTCTATACAATGAGCCCTTACTCGTGGACTTGTTCTCAGATTCATCGTTTCCGCAGCTTAAGAAATTGAATCTCGACGCTTGCTTTGGGCTGAAACATCTCAGTGTTAGCTGCCGGGCACTGGAAGATTTCAGCCTGGAAAGTTGTTTTCAGCTTCAAGGTTTGAATATTTCGGGTCCGAAATTGGAGCGATTGCGGGTATCATATTGTTTTGATGCTTATAGTGATAAGAGTTGTGTAACGATCAATGCACCGAGACTCAGAATCTTGCTCTGGGAATATAATGCCATTACAGATAACAGTGTGCTTGAGAATTTAAGCTTGCTTCGTCAGGTCTCCATTGGTTTTATTGTACTTCATAAAGATTTAAGTGGTGAAAAGCTTCAGAGTGTATCCAATCTTTTGTCTGGACTCTCTCATGCCCATTGCTTGAAGTTTGAAAGCAAGTGTATCGAG ATTCTATCAAGCAATAATTATTTTGCTGTTTATCTACAACCGTTTCATAACCTAAAATCTCTGGAATTGCAaaccagtttcaacaaaaaCAATGTCCGAGGATTAGCATGCCTATTCAGAAGCTCTCCCACGCTGCATACCCTCATTCTCAAGATTATCAACGATTACAGGGTGGAAAGAAGA GAATGGAATCGGGACTTATGGGAGATGTCTAGCTGCAGTGAGGAAGAACAATTTTGGGACTCTCAAACACAGACTTTGAAGTCCTTCCTACACCATCTGAAGGTAGTGGAGGTCCATGGGTTTTTAGATTGTGAGAATGAGGTCAGTCTGGCAAAGTTTTTGCTCAAGCATGGAAAGGCCTTGGAAGAGATGACTCTGTGCACAGGACAGTACTGCAGCGGTGCTAGGGACTCTCTCAGGCGACAAAAGATTAGGTCACAGATGATGGGATTCTCTTGGGCTTCTTCTAATGCTAAAATTTCATTTCACTAG